The sequence GGACTTCGCTGGGAACCGGAGCACGCAAAGGCGCCAGATCATCCGGGGCACGCAAGCGCAACTCCCGCTCAACGACGGCCAGCGGCGCAAACGCCCGCTGAATACCGAACCAGAGCAGAGCCAGCGCCACGACCACCACCGCCAGCAACGGCCAGAGGCTGCGATTGAGTATTTCCGCGGCCAGCGCCTGGCGCGAACCGAGCGTCTCTGCCACTCGTACCGTAACCCACCCCGCGTGCTGGCTGGCCGACACCAACCTGCCGACCGTAGCCACCCGTATGGCGTCGTCATGGTAGCGCTCGTAGGCAAAGCGCGGCACGGCGGAGTCGGCCAGCGGCAAAGCCAGCGCCAGATCTGCATAGCCCGTAATGGCGTGCCCGCTGCCGTTGAGCACCTGATAGAACACTCTTTCGCTCACGGGTAGCATGGCCAGGGAAGAAAACGGTGGCTCCACCGTGACGCCGTTGTCATCGATCTGCACCGAACCGGCGATGGTCAGCGCCGAGGCCGCGAGCAGACGATCGAAAGCCTGTTCTGCCGCGCGACCGGCGTAGGCACGCAAAAAGAAAAACAACGCGATCGAGGCGCAGGCCAGCAACAGCAGCGCCAACATGAACACCCGCCGGCGGATGGAAAAACCATCATGTCGACGCATCTGTGCGCGCCTGGTAGCCGACGCCTCGTACCGTCACGATCTCTATGCAGGCCGTCGAGAGTTTCTTGCGCAGCCGGGAAATCAGCAACTCCAGAGCATTGAGCGAGATATCCTCGGCATCGAACAACTGTGCCATCAACCGTTCCTTGGCCACCGTCTGCCCCTGCCGGGTCAGGAGAATCTCCAGCAGGCGAAACTCGCGCCGTCCAAGCTCCAGCAACTGGCCATTGATCGTCACGGTTCGACCCGACATGTCCAGGCTCAGATCACCCAGCACGACCACGCTCGAAGTCTGGCCCGTCGGGCGGCGCATCAGAGCGCGCAGGCGTGCCTCCAGTTCACGCAGGTCGAAGGGCTTGACCAGATAGTCGTCAGCGCCCAGATCCAGCATGTCGACCTTGTCTTCGATCTCCGCCCGCGCGGTCATGACCAATACGGGTGCCTCCAGCCCCGCTGCGCGCCACTCCCGGAGTACCGCATAGCCGTCCTTGCCTGGCAAGGTGATGTACAGCACCACGGCGTCCCAGGCTTGCGCGCCACCCCATTGCACGGCCGCCAAGCCATCGCGCACCCAGCGCACGCTATGTCCCGCATTGCGCAGCTTGCTTTCCACAGCGTCGCCCAGGTCGGGATTGTCCTCGACCAGCAGAATGCGCATATCTCCTCGCTTTTGTTTTTGTTCGCACGATCGCGAGTGTAGCCGTGCGGCCTCACGTGCCAGCCGCTCAACCGTCGCACACGGCACGCACGAAAGACGCACAGGTATACGGGCTGCGCGGCGACTCCAGCGCGACGTCCAGTCATGGATGACCGGCACTCTCATTTCCAGAATACGACGCGGCCATGGGCAGCGGACTTGCTACGGATTATGTCAATCGCGCAAACCAGCAAGGGAAAACCCTAGTCAGCTTCAAAATTTGAAACATAAAACATAAACAAATCTCATTGACATTTAATAATCCGGTAATTTTTCAGTTTGCGAATTCATCGCCTCACGCGGCAGACCCAATAAGAAGAATATTTCTTCGAAGATTCAGTCAATAGGGAAAAGCCCACTAGTCTTGGGAGAATTTCTGGATTCATGGTAATATTCATTGCTATTCCGTGCAATATCAGCTGTTGATGCGCCGGATTAAACCTACAACATCTATAACAATCAACGCGCGCAAATTCTCACAAAAATGACCCCTATATCAGACCGCAAAATCCGTTTTGCCTTAGTTGGCTGTGGGCGAATTTCCAAGAACCACATCGCCGCTATTGCCCAACACAATGATCGCGCCGAACTGGTCGAGGTGTGCGACACCGACCCGGCGGCCCTGAAAGCCGCTGCGCAAGCCACCGGTGCGACGCCCTACGCCTCGCTGACGGACATGCTGGCCAACAGCACCGCCGACGCCGTCATCCTCGCCACACCTTCGGGCCTGCATCCTTGGCAGGCGATCGAAGTGGCGCAGTCCGGCCGTCATGTGGTGAGCGAAAAACCCATGGCAACCCGCTGGGAAGATGGCAAACGCATGGTCAAGGCCTGCGACGAGGCCGGTGTGCGCCTCTTCGTGGTCAAGCAGAACCGCCGCAACGCCACGCTGCAACTACTCAAGCGCGCAGTCGAGGAAAACCGCTTCGGCCGCATCTACATGGTGACGGTCAACGTGTTCTGGACCCGCCCCCAGGAGTACTACGACGCTGCCCGCTGGCGCGGCAAATGGGAATGGGACGGCGGCGCCTTCATGAACCAGGCCAGCCACTATGTGGATTTGCTGGATTGGATCATCGGACCCGTCGAAAGCGTCTACTCGTACACGGGCACCCTGGCGCGTCGCATCGAAGCCGAGGACACCGGCGTGACCGCCCTGCGCTGGCGCCATGGCGCCATGGGTTCCATCAACGTCACCATGCTGACCTACCCGCAGAACCTCGAAGGTTCCATCACCATCCTGGGTGAAAAGGGAACGGCCAAGGTGGGCGGCGTGGCCGTTAACCGCATCGACGAATGGAAATTCGCCGAACCGCATCCGGACGACGACAACGTGCGGGAAGCCAGCTATGAGACCACCTCGGTCTATGGCTTCGGTCATCCGCTCTATTACGACAACGTCATCCGCACCCTGCGAGGCGAGTGCGAACCGGAAACCGATGGCCGCGAAGGGCTGCAGTCGCTTGCGCTGCTCACCGCCATGTACCGTTCGGCACGCGATGGCGTGCGCGTACCCCTGCCCCTGGATTGACATCCATCATGAGTATCCATCCAAGTGCAATCGTCGACGAAGGCGCCCGCATCGGTGCGGGGACCCGCGTCTGGCATTGGGTTCATGTCTGCGGCGGCGCCGAGATCGGCGAGAACTGTTCGCTCGGCCAGAATGTATTCGTGGGCAATCGCGTGCGCATCGGCAACCGCGTCAAGATCCAGAACAATGTCTCGGTCTATGACAACGTCTTCCTCGAAGACGATGTGTTCTGCGGCCCCAGCATGGTCTTCACCAACGTCTACAACCCGCGCGCGGCCATTGAACGCAAGAGCGAATACCGCGACACCCTGGTCAAACAGGGCGCTACGTTGGGTGCGAACTGCACCATCGTCTGCGGCGCGACCATCGGCCGCTATGCCTTCATCGGCGCCGGCGCGGTGGTCAACAAAGATGTCCCCGACTTCGCGCTCATGGTGGGCGTTCCCGCCCGGCAGATTGGTTGGATGAGCCGTCACGGCGAACAGCTTGATCTGCCCCTGAGCGGCGATGGCCAGGCCACCTGCGCGCATACCGGCGAGCACTACATCCTCACAAACGGCGTCTGCCAACTGGCTTGAGTCCACCATGCAATTCATCGACCTGAAGAAGCAGTACCAGGCCCTGCGCGACCCGATCAATACGCGGATACAGCAAGTGCTGGACCACGGGCAGTACATCATGGGCCCCGAAGTCAAAGAGCTGGAATCCGCCTTGTCCGCCTACACCGGCGCCAAGCATTGCGTCACGGTCGCCTCCGGTACCGAAGCCCTGCTCATCGCGCTTATGGCCCTGGGCGTGAAGGCCGGCGACGAAGTCATCACCACGTCCTTTACCTTCGTGGCAACCGCCGAGGTGATCGCCTTGCTGGGCGCGGTACCGGTCTTCGTCGATGTCGAACCGGACACGTGCAACATCAAGGTCGCGGATATCGAGTCGCGCATCACGCCGCGAACCAAGGCCATCATTCCGGTATCGCTCTACGGCCAGTGCGGCGACATGATGAGGTCAATGCCATCGCCGACAAGCACGGCATCCCGGTCATCGAGGACGCCGCGCAAAGCTTTGGTGCAACCTATAAGGGCAAAAAGAGCTGCAATCTGTCGACCATCGGCTGCACCAGCTTTTTCCCGAGCAAGCCGCTGGGCTGCTATGGCGATGGCGGCGCCCTGTTTACCAACGACGACGCGCTGGCCCAGGCCATGCGCGAGATCCGGGTACACGGCCAGTCCGGCCGCTACTATCACACGCGCATCGGCGTGGGCGGCCGTATGGACACCCTGCAATGCGCCGTCGTGCTCGGCAAGCTGGAACGATTCGACTGGGAAGTGCAGGAACGCCTGCGCATCGGCGCGCGCTACCAGGCGCTGCTGGCCGATCTGCCGGCCGGCGCCCGCACCGTAACCGTGCGTCCCGACCGTGACAGCGTCTGGGCGCAATTCACGGTCATGGTGCCCGATCGCGACAACGTCATCGCCAAGCTCAAGGACGCGGGCATTCCGACGGCCGTGCACTATCCACGCCCCATCCACGCTCAGCCCGCGTACGCCCAATTTGCCGCCGGCGACACGCCCGTCTCCGACACGCTGGCCGCCACGGTCATGAGCCTGCCCATGCATCCCGACCTGGACCAGGCCACGCAGGACCAGATCGTGTCCGCTCTCAAACAAGCGCTGCAATGAGCAAAAAGGTACTTACCGTTCTCGGGGCTCGGCCCCAATTCATCAAGGCCAGCGTGGTCTCGGCGGCCATCGCCGCCCACCCTGGCCTGCAAGAAGTCGTGGTTCATACCGGACAACATTTCGACGCCAATATGTCGGATGTTTTCTTCGAGGAGCTGGGTATGCAACCGCCAGCGCATCACCTCGACATCCACGGCGGCGGCCATGGCGACATGACCGGACGCATGCTCATCGAGCTCGAACGTGTCATGCAGCAAGAGCAGCCCGACATCGTCCTGGTCTACGGCGACACGAACTCGACGCTGGCAGGAGCGCTGGCGGCAGCCAAGCTGCATATTCCGGTCGCTCACGTAGAAGCGGGCCTGCGCTCTTTCAATATGCGCATGCCCGAAGAAATCAACCGCATCCTGACTGACCGCGTCTCGACATGGCTGTTCACGCCCACCGATAGCGCAAGCCGGCATCTGCAGTCCGAAGGGATCCGCGGCGACAGCGTGGTTCAGGTCGGAGACGTCATGTTCGATGTGGCGCTGCATCACGGCCGCCGTGTGACACAGGATGGTGGCCTGCTGGCCCGACTGGGCCTGACGGCCGGCGGGTATATCCTGGCGACCATCCATCGCGCCGAGAATACCGACCACCCGGAGCGCCTGAACGTCATCGTCAATGCCTTGCTGGCCCTGGCTGTCGAGCGTGCCGTGGTGTGGCCGCTACATCCCCGCACGCGCGGCATCCTGCAACGCTTGAACCTGCTCGACGCCCTGGCGCAGCGGGTACAGCTGATCGATCCAGTGGGCTACCTGGACATGGTGCAACTGGAAAAGTACGCCGCGCTCATCGCCACGGACTCAGGCGGCGTGCAAAAGGAAGCCTTCTTCCACCGCGTGCCTTGCGTGACGCTGCGTGACGAAACCGAATGGACCGAACTGGTCGATGCCGGCTGGAACCGGCTGGCGCCGCCCACCCGCGAGCAGGACATCGTCGATGCGGCTGAGCGTGCGCTGCACGAAACGCCCCAGGACGTTCAACCCTACGGCGACGGACAAGCCGCGCGCAAGATCGCCGACGCGCTGGCATAAGCCAGCGCTTGCGGGCCGTCCACCATGCGCATTCTCCTGATCAATCATTATGCAGGCTCGCCGCGCTACGGCATGGAGTTCCGCCCGTATTACTTCGGGCGCGAATGGCTGGCTCAAGGGCATGAGGTCAAGGTTGCCGCGGCCAATGTATCGCACGTGCGCGCGCATGCGCCCCAGACCCGGGGCCGGCTGACACGCGAATGGATCGAAGGCATCGAATACCTTTGGTATGCCACGCTGCCCTATCAGGGCAATGGGGTCCGGCGCCTGCTCAATATGCTGCAGTTCAGTGCGCGGCTGTATCGCCTTCCCTCTGATCTGCACGGCTGGCGGCCCGACGTCGTCGTTGCCTCGTCCACCCACCCGTACGACATTCTGCCGGCCGCACGCCTGGCACGCCTGACCGCCGCCCGCCTGATCTTCGAGGTCCATGATCTGTGGCCCTTGACGCCGAAACTGCTGGGAGGGTTCGGCGCCTGGCACCCCATGATCGCTAGCATGCAGTTCGCCGAAGACTATGCCTACCGGCATGCCGACCTGACCGTCTCCATGCTCCCCTGTGCCTTACCCCACATGCACAGCCGAGGGCTCGATCCGGCGCGCTACGCGCATGTGCCCAACGGCGTGCCGGTGGCCGAGTACAGCGCGCCCGATTTCAGCAATGCGGACTATCTGCGCGTACGCGCCCAGATCATGCAGCTGCGGGAGCAGTGCGATTTCATCGTCCTCTATGCCGGCACACATGGTCATGCAAATGCGCTGGACATGTTGCTGTTGGCCATGGCGCAATTGCGCCAGACGCCAGTTGGCCTGGTCCTGCTGGGCAGCGGACCTGACAAGGCCCGGCTGCAAGCCCAGGCTCGGGAGCTGGGGCTGCAGCATATCGCCTTCGCCGACCCCGTGCCGCGCCCGGCCGTGCAGGCCGTGATGACCCATGTCGATGCCGCCTACATTGGCCTGCGGCGCAGCCCCTTGTTCCAGTTCGGCGTCAGCCCCAATAAGCTGTTTGACTACATGCTGGCGGGCAGCCCCGTCATCCAGGCCATAGCCAGCGGCAATGATATCGTCGGGGACGCGGCATGCGGCGTATCGGTGCCTGCCGAGGACCCTCAGGCGCTGGCTCAAGCCATCCTGCGCCTGCGCGACACCCCGTTGGCCGAACGCCGCCAGATGGGCGAGCGAGGCCGCCAGTATGTTCTGGATCACCACGACTACCCGGTGCTCGCGCAGCAATTCCTCGATGCGGCGCTCGCGCGACCCGCTCCCACCAAACAGTGAACCCATGAGCGACTTCATACCCTTTGCGCTGCCGGACATCGGCGAGGAAGAGATCCAGGTCGTCGCCGACGCCATGCGCTCCGGTTGGCTCACAACCGGTCCCAACGCCAAAGCCTTCGAGCAGGAGTTCGCCGCCTACCTGGGCCACGGCGTAGAGGCCATCGCCGTGAACTCCGCAACGGCCGGCCTGCATCTGGCGCTGGAGGCCATAGGCGTGGGCCCTGGCGATGAAGTCATCACCACGACCCACACCTTCACCGCCAGCGCGGAAGTGGCTCGTTACCTGGGCGCCGAACCCGTTTTGGTGGATATCGACCCGGCCACGCTGTGTATTTCGCCGGCAGCCATCGAGCGCGCCATCACGCCGCGCACCCGCGCGATCATCCCGGTGCATTACGGTGGCTTGTCCTGCGACATGGACAGTATTCTGGACATCGCGCGTCGGCATGGCTTGCGCGTCATCGAAGATGCCGCCCATTCCTTGCCCGCCAGTTGGCAGGGCCAGCGTATCGGCACGCTGCAAAGCGACCTGACGGTATACAGCTTTTATGCCACCAAGACGCTGGCCACCGGCGAAGGTGGCATGGTCGTCACGCGGGACCCCGCGCTGGCCAAACGCTGCCGCGTCATGCGCCTGCATGGCATAGACCGCGATGCGTTCGACCGCTTCACCTCCGAGAAACCTGCCTGGTACTACGAAATCGTGGCGCCCGGCTTCAAGTACAACCTGACCGACATGGCCGCGGCCATGGGCCGCGTGCAGTTGCGCCGTGTCCAGACCATGCGCGATCGCAGAGCGGGCATTGCCGCAGCCTATGACCAGGCGTTCTGCGATCTGCCTGCCATTCTGCCGGCCTGCCCGGGCCGCACGCCTGACGTGCAGGGCCAAGCCCACCGCGCCGACGACGAGCACGCCTGGCATTTATATGTCATCCGCCTGCTGCCGCAGGCGGGAATCGATCGGGACAGCTTTATCGTGCGCATGACGGAACGCGGCATAGGCTGCAGCGTGCACTATGTGCCCCTGCATCTTCAGCCGTATTGGCGTGACCGCTACCAGCTCACGCCAGAGATGTTCCCTCATTCGCAAAACGCCTTCGAGACCATGGTGAGCCTGCCTCTGTACTCGCGCATGAGTCAGACCCAAGTCGAGAAAGTGACCCGAACGGTGCGTGAACTGCTCGGGCAATGATCAAGCGCGCCTTCGATCTGCTGTGTTCACTGATCGGGCTGCTGCTGCTGTCGCCGCTGCTGTTGCTGGTGGCCATGGCCATCAAGCTCGACAGCCCCGGACCGGTATTCTTTCGGCAGGAACGCATAGGCCGCGAGGGGCGGCCCTTTCGCATCCACAAACTGCGCAGCATGACCGACCGGCAGCCGGCGCAGGTCAGCCAGATCACCATCGGAGCCGACGCACGCATCACCCGGGTCGGGGCGCTGATACGGCGCTGGAAACTCGACGAACTGGTCCAGTTGATAGACGTCATGCAGGGCACGATGAGCCTTGTTGGGCCGCGGCCGGAAGTCGCGCGCTATGTCGCCCTCTATCCGGACGAGGTCGCCGCGATCGTGCTTTCCGTGCGGCCCGGCATCACTGATCCGGCCTCGATTCACTTTCGCAATGAGAATGAACTGCTTGGCGGCTCGGCGGATCCGGAAGCAACCTATCGGGACGTCATTCTCCCCGAAAAACTGAAGCTGCAAGTAGCCTATGTCCGAGAACAATCCTTTCTCGGCGATTTGGCCATTATCGTGCGGACCGTTATCAGCCTAGGCCGCTGATGCAGGGCGACCACCGGGCTATCGTATTCAGGGACGGGAGGCGACCGGGCGAGCGCGGGTCTCGGCTGGGCTGCTTTCCTGCGACGTAGAGACGGCCTTTCATCGATACCGTCGCACCTTCAGCCAACTTTCAGGCATGATCGGTGGCGTGCCCACCCGACGTATCGGGCAACATCCATATATCCTCCAACTTAGGACCGTTGCACTCAACTACCCCCCTCGCCCGGTTGCAGCACCCAAGCGGGTTTGACTCGCGCCGCTCGCAACCCTGGGCGCTGTGCTCGACGCGTTTTCATGTAGGCTGGAGCGTTGGCGCCCAAAGCACCTGCAACCCGAGCTATCGCTAAAATTGCTGCCTCACCACCCTTAATCGCACGACCTATTGATGATTCTTCCGTATCCCGTCAGGCGCCTGTTTGTCGATCTGCCACGAGCCGTCAAGCAATTGCTGGCCATCGTGCTCGACGCAGTCATCCTGCTGTTCGCCTTTCATTGCGCTCTTTGGCTACGGTTCGAACTCTTTTTCGTCACCCAGCAATACTTCTTTCTGTCGCTGCTTGCCTGTGCCGGGGGGCTCGCTGCCCTGGGCGCCTTCGGCGTCTAT comes from Bordetella holmesii ATCC 51541 and encodes:
- a CDS encoding DNA-binding response regulator — protein: MRILLVEDNPDLGDAVESKLRNAGHSVRWVRDGLAAVQWGGAQAWDAVVLYITLPGKDGYAVLREWRAAGLEAPVLVMTARAEIEDKVDMLDLGADDYLVKPFDLRELEARLRALMRRPTGQTSSVVVLGDLSLDMSGRTVTINGQLLELGRREFRLLEILLTRQGQTVAKERLMAQLFDAEDISLNALELLISRLRKKLSTACIEIVTVRGVGYQARTDAST
- a CDS encoding putative dehydrogenase; the encoded protein is MTPISDRKIRFALVGCGRISKNHIAAIAQHNDRAELVEVCDTDPAALKAAAQATGATPYASLTDMLANSTADAVILATPSGLHPWQAIEVAQSGRHVVSEKPMATRWEDGKRMVKACDEAGVRLFVVKQNRRNATLQLLKRAVEENRFGRIYMVTVNVFWTRPQEYYDAARWRGKWEWDGGAFMNQASHYVDLLDWIIGPVESVYSYTGTLARRIEAEDTGVTALRWRHGAMGSINVTMLTYPQNLEGSITILGEKGTAKVGGVAVNRIDEWKFAEPHPDDDNVREASYETTSVYGFGHPLYYDNVIRTLRGECEPETDGREGLQSLALLTAMYRSARDGVRVPLPLD
- the wlbB gene encoding lipopolysaccharides biosynthesis acetyltransferase encodes the protein MSIHPSAIVDEGARIGAGTRVWHWVHVCGGAEIGENCSLGQNVFVGNRVRIGNRVKIQNNVSVYDNVFLEDDVFCGPSMVFTNVYNPRAAIERKSEYRDTLVKQGATLGANCTIVCGATIGRYAFIGAGAVVNKDVPDFALMVGVPARQIGWMSRHGEQLDLPLSGDGQATCAHTGEHYILTNGVCQLA
- the wbpE gene encoding UDP-2-acetamido-2-dideoxy-d-ribo-hex-3-uluronic acid transaminase, wbpE; the protein is MRRHDEVNAIADKHGIPVIEDAAQSFGATYKGKKSCNLSTIGCTSFFPSKPLGCYGDGGALFTNDDALAQAMREIRVHGQSGRYYHTRIGVGGRMDTLQCAVVLGKLERFDWEVQERLRIGARYQALLADLPAGARTVTVRPDRDSVWAQFTVMVPDRDNVIAKLKDAGIPTAVHYPRPIHAQPAYAQFAAGDTPVSDTLAATVMSLPMHPDLDQATQDQIVSALKQALQ
- a CDS encoding UDP-N-acetylglucosamine 2-epimerase, with protein sequence MSKKVLTVLGARPQFIKASVVSAAIAAHPGLQEVVVHTGQHFDANMSDVFFEELGMQPPAHHLDIHGGGHGDMTGRMLIELERVMQQEQPDIVLVYGDTNSTLAGALAAAKLHIPVAHVEAGLRSFNMRMPEEINRILTDRVSTWLFTPTDSASRHLQSEGIRGDSVVQVGDVMFDVALHHGRRVTQDGGLLARLGLTAGGYILATIHRAENTDHPERLNVIVNALLALAVERAVVWPLHPRTRGILQRLNLLDALAQRVQLIDPVGYLDMVQLEKYAALIATDSGGVQKEAFFHRVPCVTLRDETEWTELVDAGWNRLAPPTREQDIVDAAERALHETPQDVQPYGDGQAARKIADALA
- a CDS encoding glycosyl transferases group 1 family protein; this encodes MRILLINHYAGSPRYGMEFRPYYFGREWLAQGHEVKVAAANVSHVRAHAPQTRGRLTREWIEGIEYLWYATLPYQGNGVRRLLNMLQFSARLYRLPSDLHGWRPDVVVASSTHPYDILPAARLARLTAARLIFEVHDLWPLTPKLLGGFGAWHPMIASMQFAEDYAYRHADLTVSMLPCALPHMHSRGLDPARYAHVPNGVPVAEYSAPDFSNADYLRVRAQIMQLREQCDFIVLYAGTHGHANALDMLLLAMAQLRQTPVGLVLLGSGPDKARLQAQARELGLQHIAFADPVPRPAVQAVMTHVDAAYIGLRRSPLFQFGVSPNKLFDYMLAGSPVIQAIASGNDIVGDAACGVSVPAEDPQALAQAILRLRDTPLAERRQMGERGRQYVLDHHDYPVLAQQFLDAALARPAPTKQ
- a CDS encoding aminotransferase class-V family protein, whose product is MSDFIPFALPDIGEEEIQVVADAMRSGWLTTGPNAKAFEQEFAAYLGHGVEAIAVNSATAGLHLALEAIGVGPGDEVITTTHTFTASAEVARYLGAEPVLVDIDPATLCISPAAIERAITPRTRAIIPVHYGGLSCDMDSILDIARRHGLRVIEDAAHSLPASWQGQRIGTLQSDLTVYSFYATKTLATGEGGMVVTRDPALAKRCRVMRLHGIDRDAFDRFTSEKPAWYYEIVAPGFKYNLTDMAAAMGRVQLRRVQTMRDRRAGIAAAYDQAFCDLPAILPACPGRTPDVQGQAHRADDEHAWHLYVIRLLPQAGIDRDSFIVRMTERGIGCSVHYVPLHLQPYWRDRYQLTPEMFPHSQNAFETMVSLPLYSRMSQTQVEKVTRTVRELLGQ
- a CDS encoding bacterial sugar transferase family protein yields the protein MIKRAFDLLCSLIGLLLLSPLLLLVAMAIKLDSPGPVFFRQERIGREGRPFRIHKLRSMTDRQPAQVSQITIGADARITRVGALIRRWKLDELVQLIDVMQGTMSLVGPRPEVARYVALYPDEVAAIVLSVRPGITDPASIHFRNENELLGGSADPEATYRDVILPEKLKLQVAYVREQSFLGDLAIIVRTVISLGR